The Kosakonia sp. SMBL-WEM22 sequence TGCAGGATATGATTGCCGGCAGCGTTGAAACCCCGCGGCGGATTGAGCTGGCCTGCACGATGGTTGAGCGTCAGTCGGTCGCAAAACGGGGCGCCGAAGCGGCCCCGTTTTAAGCACGAGCGGGTTAATCGAATTTAGCCCGCTCCATTTTGGGCACCAATAGCAGGTACATCACGCCCTAGGCAACCAGATAGGCGACAGAACTGATAGCAAACAGCGCCCAGTAATTGCCAGATGACTCCAGCACGGCACCAATCACCGTTGAGAAAATCACGCTGCCAATCATGCCGAAGGTACTGCCAATCCCAACCACGGAGCCGACCGCCGCATTGGGGAAGAGGTCGGAAACGGAGGTCAAAATATTGGCTGACCAGCCCTGGTGGGCAGCCGCCGCCAGGCCGACCAGCGCCACCGCTGCCCACAGATTATCGACCTGGGTGGCGGCAAAAATCGGCGTCACCAGGCAGGCGCAAATCAGCATCGTGGTTTTACGCGCTTTCGCCGCGCTAAAGCCCATATTCATCAGTTTACCCGGCAGCCAGCCCGCACCGAGACTGCCGACAATCGCAAACAGGTAGATCACGATCAGCGGTAAACCTAAGCCCTCCATATTCAGCCCGCGCGACTCGTTAAGCCACTTCGGCAGCCAGAAGAGGAAGAACCACCAGATTGGGTCGGTCAGCATCTTGCCGAGGGCAAACGCCCACAGCTGGCGATACTTCAGCAACTGCGTCCATTTGATGGCGGAGACGTTCACCGCCTCCTCTTTATCCTGACGGATCCACGTCAGCTCTTCCTGGTTGGCTTTATCGCTCGCTTTGCCAAAGGCTAAAAACCACGGGATGAGCCAGACAAAGCCGACGCCGCCGAGGATCAGAAATGCGCCGTGCCAGCCGTAATGAATGGCGATAAAGGGGATCAATGCCGGTGAGATCACCACGCCAATGTTGACCGCCACGCCAAGAATACCGGTCGCCAGCGTGCGCTCTTTTTTCGGGAACCAGTCGGAGATCACTTTCATCGCCGCCGGGAAGTTAGCCGCTTCGCCCAGCCCCAAAATCACGCGCACAATCATAAAGCCGACCACGGTGCCCACCACCGCGTGCAGCATGGCGGCGGCGCTCCACACCACCATGGCGATGGCGTAGCTGATGCGGGTGCTGAGCTTGTCGATAATACGCCCGCACACCAGTGTGCCGATGCCGTAAGCAATGGTGAAGGCATTCACCAGCCAGCTATATTCGATCTGCGTCTAGCCGATATCCTTTTGCAGCATCGGTGCCAGCAGGCCGAGGATCTGCCGGTCCATATAGTTGACCGTGGTGGCGAACACCAGCATGGAGCAGATCACCCACCGGTAGTTGCTTTTCGGCTTCGCCACCGCCCGGGCGGGGTTGTGGATCGCATTCGGGTTAACGTCGTTTTGTGCCGCCGCCTGTGGGCTGCGTGCCTTATCAATTTGCGTTTCCATAAACTGTCTCCCGACCCGCACGGTCCCCCGCCGGGTCGTTACGCGCCAGAGGGATTAGAGAGTGAGTTCGCGGCTTTCGCCATCAACGGTCCACGTCGCCGGGTCGAGTGTGCGCCCCTGCGCCTGCACCCGTCCGTCGGCATAAAACAGCACTTCACCGTAATTCGCATCGCACACCTGCAGCGTGCCGTCGCCCAGCGTTTCAACGTGCAAAGCGGCAAAGTGGCTAGCAAATTGCGCCAGCGTAGTGAGCGCGGGATCGTCATTAAGGCGGATCAGCCAGCAGGTTTCACGCCCGGAGAGGCGCACTTCGCACTCTCGGGTCGGGCCGCCATCGACCACTTCAAAAGGCTGGTTGCCGGTCAGTTGCACCATGCCTTCACCCCCGCGCAGCAGAATGCGCGCTGCATCGATCTGCCGTTCATCAAAGGCGCTCTGTGGCAGCCAGGCGTGGGTAAAGTCCGGTTGTCCGTCATGGGTGTGAAAGAGGAGCACCGCCAGGCCGCGATACTGCTGCACGCGCGGCAGCGTGCCGCACCCGCCCCAGTAAGAGGGACGACCAAAGCCGCCGTGCAGGGTTTCGCCGGGGTGATTGATCCACATCTGTGCTTCTGGCCGGTCGCCGACGCGCAGGTGGATCGGCGTCTCCTGATACCCCCATTCGCCCCAGCGATAGCCGGCAATCGAGCCCATCGCCGCCTGGCGCGTTTTGTAGTGATAGAGGCGAGCGATGCGGTTCGCGCCCTGGGCGAAGCACCACTCCAGCGCACTATCACCCTGCCAGACGGCAACGTCGGCCAGTTCCGGTGCCAGCGAGAGTTTTTGCTGGCGCAGCAGCAGCGCGATTTGCGGCAGGGCGTGAAAACGACAGCCGAAGTTGCCTTTTCCCCACAGCAGGCGGGAGAGGGCGGATAGCTCCAGCGATTGCCCGGCGCGTAAGGTGTATTCGTAAGAGCGCCCCTGCGAGGCGGTAAGCGTTCCCTGGTGGGCGGAACGCGCAATCTGTTCTAATAAACGGGTAATCGCGCGCTGGCTGCGGGCAACGATTTCAGCATCGTCCGCCAGCGCGGCGAGGGCGGTTAACCCTTTTAAATCAATTGGGAAATAGGGGGCCGAGTTCCACTCCGCCATTTCGCACTGCTCGAAATGATCGAGCCACGCCAGCACGCGGGTGCGTCCGATATCGGCCTGATCTCGCCCGCTTCGACCGCTGCGCGTAAAGGTGCTGTCAGCAAAGAAGCTGCCCGCCAGATAGGC is a genomic window containing:
- a CDS encoding MFS transporter — encoded protein: MNAFTIAYGIGTLVCGRIIDKLSTRISYAIAMVVWSAAAMLHAVVGTVVGFMIVRVILGLGEAANFPAAMKVISDWFPKKERTLATGILGVAVNIGVVISPALIPFIAIHYGWHGAFLILGGVGFVWLIPWFLAFGKASDKANQEELTWIRQDKEEAVNVSAIKWTQLLKYRQLWAFALGKMLTDPIWWFFLFWLPKWLNESRGLNMEGLGLPLIVIYLFAIVGSLGAGWLPGKLMNMGFSAAKARKTTMLICACLVTPIFAATQVDNLWAAVALVGLAAAAHQGWSANILTSVSDLFPNAAVGSVVGIGSTFGMIGSVIFSTVIGAVLESSGNYWALFAISSVAYLVA